The Treponema primitia ZAS-1 genome contains the following window.
TAACAAATGTATAGTACACTTCTTATTTTGTCAAGATTCCATATTCCACTTGCCTTAACCGGTCCTATCTTAGTATTTTATAGTATCATTTACAACTAAATATCACATAAAGGAGTCTCTCCCATGGCCCAGCACCAATTTCAGACCGAAGTAAGCAGGCTTCTGCACCTTATCATCCATTCCCTTTACTCTAACCGGGAAATATTCCTCCGGGAGCTTGTGTCCAACGCTTCCGACGCCCTGGACAAGCTCAAGTACCTCACCGTGGCGGACGACGCCTATAAATCTATCAGTTTTGACCCTCGGATCGACATTAGCTTCCATAAAGATGAAAAGGCGGGGGCATCGACCATCACTATTGCGGATAACGGTATCGGCATGAACGAAGCGGATCTGACGGATTCCCTGGGAACCATAGCCCGGTCGGGAACCCGGAGCTTCCTGGATAAGCTGGCGGCGGATGCCAAAAAGGACTCCAACCTCATCGGCCAGTTCGGGGTGGGCTTCTACTCCGCTTTCATGGTGGCGGACAAGATCGAGGTGATTAGCCGCAAGGCCGGGGAAGAGGCGGCCTGGAAGTGGACCAGCGACGGGAAAGACGGGTATGACATCGAAAGCGCCCAGCGGGATACCCAGGGCTCAACGGTGATCCTCTACCTTACCGAGGAAGGGACCGAGTACGCCAACCGCTGGTCCATCGAGGATATTATCAAGCGTTACTCCAACCATGTGGCCTTCCCCATCTTCCTCACCTACGACGAGAAGGAGTATGACGACAAGGGCAAGGAGAAGGGCTCCAAGACAAAGACCGACCGGATCAATTCCGGTACCGCTATTTGGCGGCGGTCTAAATCGGAGTTGAAGGACGAGGACTACAACGAGTTCTACAAGCAGTTGGGACACGATACGGAGGAGCCCCTCTTCTATGTCCACACCAAAGCTGAGGGGACCCTGGAATACTCAACCCTGTTCTATGTTTCCAAGAAGGCCCCCTTCGATATGTACAACGCGGACTACAAACCCGGGGTCAAACTCTACGTAAAACGGGTTTTCATCACCGACGATGACAAGGAGCTCATGCCCACTTGGCTGCGTTTTGTCCGGGGGGTCATTGATTCGGAGGACCTGCCCCTGAACGTGAGCCGGGAAATACTTCAGCAGAATAAGGTGCTCCTCAATATCAAAAACGGATCGGTAAAAAAACTGCTGGGGGAATTCAAAACCCTTTCGGATAACTCCGCTTCCTCGGAAGCGGCCAAGGAAAAATGGGAAACCTTTATTGCCCAGTACAACCGGCCCCTCAAGGAAGGACTCTACCAGGACTTTGCCAACCGGGAAGCGATCCTTGAACTGGTCCGGTTTAAGAGCACTACCACAGACGGCTGGGTCAGCCTGGCGGACTATGTTTCCCGGATGAAATCGGATCAAAAACACATTTACTACATAACCGGGGGTGATGAGAAAACCCTCAAGGCCTCTCCCCTGCTGGAAGCGTACACCGCCAAGGGAATTGAGGTCCTCATCATGGACGATGAGATCGACGATATCATCATCCCTTCGGTGGGGCGCTACAAGAGGCCGGGTGCGGTGGAAGGGGAATCACAGGAGTTTGAACTTAAGGCGGTGAACCGGGCCGGAGCGGACGAGGAGCTTGGGGAAAAGAAGGATAAGGCCGCGGAAAAAGAAAGCAAGCCTATCCTCGAGAAGCTCAAGAAGGCCCTGGGAGACCGGGTAAAGGACGTAAAACTTTCCCGGCGGCTCCACGACTCTCCCTCCTGCATTGTGGCGGACGAGAACGATCCCACCATGCAGATGGCCCAGATGCTCAAGGCCATGGGCCAGACCGAAATGCCCGACATAAAGCCCATTCTGGAAGTAAACGGCGATCATCCCATCGTGGTGGGCCTCCGGGATGTGGAGGATGAAAACCGAATCGCCGATGTTGCCGGGGTCCTCCTGGATCAGGCCTTGTTGGTGGAGGGTATCAAAATCAAGGACCCGGCGGACTTTGTAAAACGCCTAAACCGCCTGCTGGTCAAGTAATGCGCCGGGCGCTAAAGCACCTTACTTTTATCTCCTTAGCCGTCAATACCGGGGCTGGACTGGCCGATATTATAGTACAGACTATACCCCGGAACTTGGTATCGTTATTCTAGTAGTCATAGGAGAAGACCATGTTGAAAAAGGCGGCCCTGCTGGTAACGACTCTTATATTTTGTGTCCTTACCGCCTGTGTCTCGACCCCTGATGATGATAGTATGTATGACCGGGATGGTAAGCAGGAGATCCGTCCCGATTCCTATGAACTGGACACCAGGCATTCCCCGGTAAAGGCCAAACAGGGTGAATGGATTTCCCGGACTCTCCATGTAAATGATAGTGACTGGTTCGCCTTTACCCCCGGAACGGCGGGGCTCCTGGTTGCGGAAACCGACGGCGATACCGATACGGTTCTGGAACTCTACCTGGACCGCAGCCTGCTCCGGGAAAATGACGATGTGGGCAATAACCACAACGCCAAAATTGAGTATTTTGTCGATTCCGGACTTAGCTACCTTATAAAGGCCTCGGGGGTGCGCCTGGCCGAAGCAACGGAAAACGCCATAGGGTTCTACCGGTTCCGGGTTACCCTGGAACCTATGCCTAAAGCAAAGGCCAAGGTGAACAATACCCTGGAAGAGGCTGAGTTTATTAACCTGGGGGAAACCATCACGGCGTATTTTTTCAATGACGACGACATTCACTGGTATACCGCATCCGCTCCAAGTGCAGGCCGTATTATGGTCAACACCGAAGGAACCCTGGATACCCTCCTTGAGGTATACGATAAGTGGGAAGAGCTGATTGGCCGGGACGATGACTCAGGCTATCAGGGCAACGCAAAAATTGCAGCGGACGTACTCAGCGCCGGACCGGTATATTTTAGGGTGAGCGCATACCAGGGGGCCACCGGCAGGTATTACCTAAAAACCCAATTCAGGGCTCCGATCAAACCCGACCCCTATGAAAACGATAACAGCCTCGCCGGAGCCAAAGAAATCCAGCCCGGTGCATCCCAGTCGCGGAATTTTTCCGATGCCGGGGATGTAGACTGGGTGCGGCTGCGGATTACCCAAGGGGGGAGCTACGAGATTTTTGCCAAGGCGGGGGATGATTACCTGGATACCTATATTGAACTATTTGACACGGATAGCAATTTAATAGCCAAGGATGATGATAGCGGCGGCTTTTGGAATGCGCTCCTCAAGGTTGATCTGAGCCCCGGAACCTACTATATCAAAGTAAGTACCGTTGATAAGGATCCCCTGGAAACCAATGCTTACACCCTAAGCGTCTCCTCCGGTAACTAAATACTATGACAAAAAAGGGGCTATCATGCGTTGTTTTCTGCACTATTTCCTGGTATTTTGTTGCCTAAGCCTAAGCTTTAACCTTTATGCACAGAATTATGCCGGCGATTCCTACGAACCGGACAGCGAGGCAAAGCCGGTTCCGATTCAACTGGGAACCTGGGTGTCCCGGGCCCTCCACGCGGGTGACGGGGATTGGTTTAGTATACGGCCTGCCTCAGACGGCCTCCTTATTGCAGAAACCAGCGGGGACACGGATACCATTATCACCCTGTATAGGAGGAACGAGATTATAGCCCAGAACGATGACAATGGGGACGATATTAACGCCCTTCTTGCATATCCCGTCCAATCCGGTGTGGGTTATACAATTTGTGTGGAAGGGTACGATGAGTCGGAAATTGGCCCCTACCGCTTCCGGGTATCCATGGAGCCTATCAGGGATAGTGGGGAACCGAACGATGTCCCTTCCCAGGCAACGCCCTTTAGTCCCGGAAGCCCCCGTACGGCATACTTTCTTGATCCGGATGATGTGGACTGGTACCGCTATACGGTTCCCAGTTCCGGAACCCTGGTGGTCTACACTGAAGGTATTATTGATACCCTCATCACTATTTATGACGCCGCCGACAATCTCCTAGCCGAGGATGATGACTCCGGTGAAAATTCCAATGCCCGCGCTTCCGCCAGGGTAAGTCCGGGGACGGTGTTTATCAGGGTAAGCGCCTATGATGGGCAGCTGGGAAAATACACCCTACAAGCGCTCCTCTATGAGCCGGCCAAACCGGACCGCTTTGAAAATGACGACACCAAGGAGCTTGCCAAGGACATAAGCGTGGGCGCCTCCCAGGAACGAAATTTTACCGATGCCTCAGACGAAGATTGGGTACGGCTGCGGATTACCCAGCGGGGAATCTACGATATTTATGCTAAGGCAGCGGACAATACACTGGACACCTACCTGGAATTATACAACGCCAACGATGAACTTATTGATGCGAATGATGACTGGACCGGAGATGTCCGGGAGGGGGATATCGCATTGAATGCCCGGCTCTGGCTGGAGCTCAACCCCGGAACCTACTACATTAAGGTAAGCACCCTCAGTTCGGACCCTATAGTTATCAGCGCCTATGTTTTAAGCGTTACAAATGGTTTAAGCGTTCCAAAATGAAACGACAGCGGGATTTTATTTTTAAGTGTACCGGCTGCGGTCACGAAGAGCCTAAATGGCTGGGCCGCTGTCCCGAGTGCGGTGAATGGAATACCCTTATTGAAACGCCGATAAGCGCAGGCCGCTCCGGAAGTACCGGCCGGTCCAGCGGGCGTAACAACCCTCCCCCTCAGTCCTTTCCTTTGTCATCGGTGGACCCCCAGGAGGGGACCCGCATCAGTAGTGGCATCGGCGAACTGGATCGAGTCCTGGGGGGCGGTATTATGAAGCGATCCGCCATACTGGTGGGTGGCGAACCGGGTATCGGGAAGTCCACCCTGCTGCTCCAGGCCGCAGCGGCGGTGGAAACAAAGGGCCGCATCCTCTATGTTTCCGGGGAAGAATCCGCCGGGCAGGTACGGATGCGGGCGGATCGCCTGGGTTTGCGCTGCGAGGGCATCGAGATCTGCTGTACTGGGCGGCTTGAGGAAATCGAGACCATCCTGGAAGCGGTAAAACCGGTGATCATCATGGCGGACTCTGCCCAGACCCTGCATACCGACCAGGCCGGATTGGTGCCAGGCACCGTTAATCAGATGAAGTATTGTTCCTGGGAGCTCATCTCCTGGGTTAAGGAGCACGATGCTGCCCTGTTTCTCACCGCCCATGTAACCAAGGAGGGCGTCATTTCCGGGCCAAAGACCCTGGAACATATGGTAGATACGGTGCTGTACTTTGAGGGGGCCGTATCGGCGGCCAATGACGGGGACAGCCGTTTCCTCAGGGCTGCGAAAAACCGCTTTGGTTCGGTGGACGAGATCGGGATATTTACCATGGGGGAACGGGGACTGGAGGCGGTGGCCGATCCCTCGTTACTCTTCCTGGTACAACGGGAAGGGGGGCTTCCTCCGGGGACGGCCATCGCAGCAGTTCTGGAAGGGTCCCGGCCCCTTTTGGTAGAAATCCAGGCCTTAGCGGTACCCGCCAAAGGTTCCATGAGCCGGGTTTTCTCAGACCGCATCGATTCGGCCCGGGTTTCCCGGGTAGCCGCTACCCTTGAAAAGCACCTGAATCTGCGGCTTTCAGACCACGACCTGTACATAAACGTGGCCGGGGGCATACGGATAGCCGAAGTAGGGGTGGAACTCGCCTTAGCCATGGCCATCTATTCCGCCAGAACCGGTCTGACCCTGCCGGCCCTCACCGCCATTGCGGGGGAACTATCCTTGGCGGGAGAACTGCGTCCCATACGGCGGTTGGCAGCGCGGATTAAGGCCGCCGGAAATCTGGGATTTGAAAACTTCCTGGGTCCGGTACCGGCCCTTCCCGCCCAGTTCCCCTCGGAGACTGAAACAGAAATAACGGGATTACGTGCCATTGGGGACTTAAAGTCTGCTATAAAGGTTCTTTTTTCCTGAATACTCCAAAAAAGGGTACAATTTTCGTAAAAAAATACAAAAAATCCAATTTTATCTTGACGATTGCCAAAAACTAGGATAATTTTAGAAAGACAGGAATTATTTTTTGAGTGTTTTGCATTGTGGTTGTTTTTGTAACAGCCTACCGGTTATGAATCGGTTATCAAGTTTTCTTCTCCCATCTGTACTTTTTCAAATCCCTGTAAAAAATTTTTGCATCCCATGTTCTTCCGAAAGGAGAATCGGAGTCGCCCTTGTATAATAGGGCGTGAATATGTGTTTGCCTGGACACATTAAATCCGGGTGAAGGAATTTTCTCAATGGCTAAGAAACTGTATGTCGGAAATCTCTCTTACAACACCACCGAGGATGGTCTTCGGAATCTGTTCTCTGAATTTGGAAGTGTTGCGTCTTCTAAGATCATCTTTGATCGTGAAACTGGCAATTCTAAAGGATTTGGATTTATTGAAATGGGTACTGACGAAGAGGCGAGCGCCGCCATCGCCGGTACCAATGGCCGTGAATTTGACGGCCGCCAACTCCGGGTCAACGAAGCCATGGACAAGCCCCGCAGAGATCGCGGTGGCAGCGGCGGCGGATACGGCAACAACAACTGGTAAACAGGTTTATACTAACTTCTGAGTTATCGACATCCTTAGATTTCATATAGATCGGTTCTCCGCTATTAAAACCTAGAATAAAGACGTCAGGGGAGGATTTTCTTCCTTGATGTCTTTTTTTCCAAATTTGCTATCCCAGTATGCCCCGGGACAATAATTCCCCCATCAGGCTTGTCAGGGTATTAATATCCATTTCCCCCGAAACATCCTCCAGGGTTGCCCGTATTTCCTGCCAATCATCCCTATCCAAATGCATGGTTTCCCCGTCATATTCCCCCAGGAAAAAGGCTGCCATATCCCCAAGTTTCCGCAAAGCCAATGGCAGGACAACACGGTCCACCGTTCGGTTACACAGATCTACGGCTGCGATTTTGCCAAGCACCGGGCCGACAAGCTGGGAAAAATCCTGCTCCAGCCTGCTTCGGTCCCGGCTTTCCAGGACGGCGGATGGTCCGCGAAGGGAATCTTCCAGGGAAGCTAGTTTTGAAAAAAAGTGATCCACAGGACGCATCAGGCTCCTCCCCCTAATATCTCCACTTAAAGCCGAAGGATATCATCGGTATGGGCAAATCGTAGACCGGAGTGTACTCACTCGGATCTTCTTCGCCGGTGTAACCGTTGACCCGGGCTATCCAAATCGCATCGTACACCAGGGCCTGCAGGTTTTCGATACCAAGGTACATTTCGGTGTTTACCTTCCCTTTGGGATTAAACCGGAAGAAGGAAAACTTCACGTCCACCGGCCAGGAGAAGCCGGTACGCTTGTCGTTTTTTTCACCCTTAGGCGTACCGCTGGCAAAGCCGAAACGCGTTCCTACGTTAAAGGATCGCGAGGGTTTGAAGCTCAACACAAGGTTGATGTTATGGTACCGGTGAAAAGAAGGATAGAACCAGTCGTTACCCGTCTTGGGATACCGCTCGGGGTTCACATCATCCGGTATATCATCTGCGTCCGGGATGGTGTCCGGATTCTGGTACTGGGCCCAGGTAAAGGAATAGGACAGCCAGCCGTCCCAGTAGCGGGATTCCAGCCTTTGCAGGATAAAATCAAAACCGATCACCCTCCCTAAGCCGTTAAACCAGTAGTCGATTTTGGTATCCACCTTAGTAGGATTATCGGGATCGTCTTCGTGGGTGGTGCTTACCGTATATGCCCGGTCAAAAATGTATTTATAATAGGCTTCAATATTAAAACTGAACTTTTCAGTAAAATCAATTTTAGTCCCAACGATGGATGTCCATGAACGATTTGGTTTCAACTCAAAATCATCAATGTTATTACTTACATCTATGGAGCTGATGACGTCATTCATGGAAGAAAAAAGTCCGGTTCCGACAGTAAGGGTGAGCGCATCAATACTACCCCTGTTTTTAAGGATACCAAAATCAAGATTAAGCCGGGGGTTTAAAACCGGAATGGTCTGAATGGTAAAATTCCTGCCGATAAAATAAAAGTGATCCACCCGCAATCCTAACTCAGCGCCGAACTTTTGCCCGGGGCCCAGGTATTCCAGCAGTGAATAGACCGATGAAGAGAGTCCATGGTTTTTTACATCCAGGGACATGTCATACGGTTCAAAATCTAAACCACTTTTGGGCGGCAGGGGAGCAATCGGATCAAATACCCGCCGGAAGTTTTCAACTTCAATCCACTGGGAATACAATTCTTGTGCTCCCGCAGCAAAGATAAACCCCTCCCGGAGCCCCCAGTCAAAATCGGCGCGTCCCTGATAGGTTATGGTTTTGTTGGTCATTCCCCCGTTAAGGTTCATCGACCCAAGATAATCCCAGAAAACAGGCCCTTCCTCATTTTCTTCCATGACCCCGTCCTCGGACGGAATAGGAAGAGGCGGCGTGTAACCGGGTTCGCGGGGCAGTTCCATGGTGACGTCCGCAATCATATCGGTTTCATACAGGCCGGCGCCGGCGCTTGCCCGGAACACCATATCGCGGTGGGGACTCCAGGTAATACCGGTAATCCCAAAGAGCCGGTAGTTCATCCAGTCGAAGATCAGATCCACATTCCGCTTGTCGCCATCCCGTTCATATTCGTTGTGGTAATCCGCCCCCACACCATCACTGCCAAAAAAACCCGTGGCAGTCAATTCCAGATCCGTTGAAAACCGGTAATTCCCGGTAATAGAAAAATCCCGGATATAGGGCGCGGTGGTAACGCTGTTGATCATTTCAAGTTCCGGAACCCCCTTGGAGAGCTGCTGCGCCCCCCAGACAAAGGGATCCCAGTAGGTTACCTTCCCCATGGCTGCCACACCGCCTTTTCCCACAAGGGGAAATGACAGTCCCAGGTTGGTCTCACTGGTGGAGACCCCCAGGTCAAACTGGGTTTCCGTTGGGGAAGGTTTGCGGGTAACTACTTCCAGGAGACCGGAGATGGTATGCCCATAGCGGCTCGAAAAAACGCCGTGGGAAAGCGTGGCGCTTTCCACCATTTGGGGAACAAAGATGGAGTACGCGCCTCCCCAGTGATAGGGATCGTCGATGTAGAACCCGTCCAGGGCTGCCATGAGGTCCCCGGGGGATCCCCCTCTGATTGAGGGCTGGGCATCAAACATGCCCGAATACCCCACCCCAGGCAGGAGTTTTATCGAAGTCATCACATCTTCTATAAACCCAATTTCCGCTGTACGGCTCAGGGTTTCCCCGGAAATAGCAATACTGCGCCCGCTCCTGGCTTCGCTCACCTCGGGACTTGATGCTTCAATCACCAGTTCGTGGTTTTCCATTATCCCGCCCAAACGTAGGGCGCTGAAAAATTCATTCCCACCCACCGGAATCAGCAGCCTGCCGTTTTCATAACCCGGATAGGCAATGCGAATCACCACCTGCTGATCATCGGGGACGGTCACCTCTGCCCTGCCATCCTCATCACAGACATATTCCCTGCCATCCCAGGAACGAATCACGGCGCCCTCAAGGGGGATTCCCAAATCCGCATCACTGACGGTAACCACCACATCCCGGCCGAAAAGAGGCGCGCTGCAAAAAACGAGGAGTACCGCTAGGGCAAAAGGCAGGACAGGGATTTTAGGCATATAACTTATACTATCACCAAATACCATGAAGAAGGAAGAGGAACCGCGAAGAGGGCAGGAATTCCAAATCAGGAACAACCACGAACCTCACGGACAAAGACGATAATGTAATATCGTTCCTTAATCAGTCCGTTGGCTCCCCTGCGCAAGCAGGTTCTTGTGTGGTCCGTGGTTATTCCCTATTTAATAGCTTTTTTCAATTCCTCGGCTTTGTTGGTTTTTTCCCAGGGGAATTCCGAGCGACCAAAGTGGCCGTAGCTGGCGGTTTTCCGGTAGATGGGGCGGCGGAGGTCCAGGGTCTTGATGATGCCCGCAGGGGTAAGATCGAAGACTGTTTTTACCGCTTCCTCAATTTTGGCTTCCGGAACCGTGGCGGTACCGAAGGTGTCCACCATGACTGAGACCGGGAAAGGTACGCCAATAGCGTAGGCAAGCTCCACTTCGCAGCGCTCGGCAAGCTTGGCGGCCACAATGTTCTTGGCCACATAACGGGCCACGTAGGCTGCGGAACGGTCCACCTTGGTGGGATCCTTGCCGGAGAAGGCGCCGCCCCCGTGACGGCCCATGCCGCCGTAGGTATCCACGATGATCTTCCGGCCGGTCAGGCCCGTATCACCGAAGGGACCGCCCACTACAAAGCGGCCGGTTGGGTTGATATAGTATTTGGTATTCCCGTCCAGGAGCCCCGTGGGTTCCAGTATCGGCTTGATAATGTCGCCAATTACCGCACCCTTGATATCCTTGTAGGAAATTCCATCGTCATGCTGATGGGAAACCACCACCGCGTCAATGCGGATCGGTTTATGTCCTTCGTATTCCACGGTCACCTGGCTTTTCGCATCCGGCCGCAGCCATTTAATGGTCTTGTTTTTTCGCAGTTCCGTTGCGCGGAGCAGAATCTTGTGGGCCAGGGTGATGGGCAGGGGCATCAGTTCCTCGGTCTCGTTACAGGCGAAACCGAACATCATCCCCTGGTCACCCGCTCCCTGCTGGCCCTTGTATTCTTCAAGGCCAACGCCGGAAACCCCCTGGCTGATGTCCGGAGACTGGCTATGGATCATGTCCAACACCGCCATGGAATGGCAATCCAGCCCATACGCGGGATCGGTATAGCCGATATCCTCGGCGACTTTACGGACTACTTCTTGGAAATCCACAAAGGCTTCGGTAGTTATCTCACCGCCGACCAGCACCAGGGAAGTTGACGCGAAGGTTTCGCAGGCAACCCGGCTTTGGGGATCCTTTGTGTAACACGCGTCAAGGATTGCATCAGAAATCTGATCGCAGAGTTTGTCGGGATGACCTTCGCCAACCGATTCTGACGTAAAAAAGTAGTGCCTCTTCTCCATTACTATCGCCCCTTTAAAAAATTACACTATAACGCTTCTGAAAGTTCCAGAAGACTATGCTGGGTTTCTTCGGCCAGGGTCCTGCGGTCAACCCGGGTTTCATCCCTGGTTTTTTGCGCATAAACACCGGCTATATCCCGGAAGAATTCCTTCATCGCCTGCCGGGCATCGGGATTATCCAGATTCCGCTGCAAATCCGGAATGGACAGGTGCATACCGGGTTCAATTAAATCGGGGTCCTGGACCACATCATTGGAAGCCAGCATAATAAGAGGGAAAAAATAAGCGTTTGAAACGCCAAATTTCCTCTCGGTACCGTAGAACTGCCTGGCAATTCTGGTCAGCATATCGCCGTTTTTAACCACATAGTCTGTGGTACCGTCAAGGATGAGCCTTGACTCATATTTGCTGTAAACAGTATCGAAGGAAAGATTAACTTCCCCTTGCTGTTCCTCTTCCGCAGTCGGTCCCGATTTACAGGCGCCCAAAAGGGAAACCACAATCAGGGATGCCATTAATAAATACGTTTTTTTCATAAATATTCTCCTAAGAACAATTGTAATATATCTGAAAATTAAAACAATTCCTAGTGAAAAAAAATGAAATATCTGTGGTATGATGCTGTATAATGCGGCTTTTTACCTATTCAGCCCTTATCCTCCGGGTACGGTCTTCCGGGGAGTCCAACCGGGAAGCCTGGATACTCACCGCCGAGGAGGGGATACTCCGGGCTACGGTTTTCGGGGGTCCAAAGAGCAAGCTCCGGGCCCACGTGGAACCCTACCACCGGGGAACGCTTTGGATTTATCTGGATCCGGTGCGGGATTCCCGGAAAATTACCGATTTTGATGTCCTATCCTGGAAACCGGGCATACGGGAAAACTACGAACGTTCCGCCGCCGCAGCCGCCATTGCGGAAACCGTTCTAGCGGGTTATGGGGGAGGCGGATCCTGGGAAGAGGCTTTCAAGTTGGCGGATGCATCCTTCGGCGCCCTGGAAACCGCTGATGA
Protein-coding sequences here:
- the htpG gene encoding molecular chaperone HtpG, which produces MAQHQFQTEVSRLLHLIIHSLYSNREIFLRELVSNASDALDKLKYLTVADDAYKSISFDPRIDISFHKDEKAGASTITIADNGIGMNEADLTDSLGTIARSGTRSFLDKLAADAKKDSNLIGQFGVGFYSAFMVADKIEVISRKAGEEAAWKWTSDGKDGYDIESAQRDTQGSTVILYLTEEGTEYANRWSIEDIIKRYSNHVAFPIFLTYDEKEYDDKGKEKGSKTKTDRINSGTAIWRRSKSELKDEDYNEFYKQLGHDTEEPLFYVHTKAEGTLEYSTLFYVSKKAPFDMYNADYKPGVKLYVKRVFITDDDKELMPTWLRFVRGVIDSEDLPLNVSREILQQNKVLLNIKNGSVKKLLGEFKTLSDNSASSEAAKEKWETFIAQYNRPLKEGLYQDFANREAILELVRFKSTTTDGWVSLADYVSRMKSDQKHIYYITGGDEKTLKASPLLEAYTAKGIEVLIMDDEIDDIIIPSVGRYKRPGAVEGESQEFELKAVNRAGADEELGEKKDKAAEKESKPILEKLKKALGDRVKDVKLSRRLHDSPSCIVADENDPTMQMAQMLKAMGQTEMPDIKPILEVNGDHPIVVGLRDVEDENRIADVAGVLLDQALLVEGIKIKDPADFVKRLNRLLVK
- a CDS encoding DVUA0089 family protein, giving the protein MLKKAALLVTTLIFCVLTACVSTPDDDSMYDRDGKQEIRPDSYELDTRHSPVKAKQGEWISRTLHVNDSDWFAFTPGTAGLLVAETDGDTDTVLELYLDRSLLRENDDVGNNHNAKIEYFVDSGLSYLIKASGVRLAEATENAIGFYRFRVTLEPMPKAKAKVNNTLEEAEFINLGETITAYFFNDDDIHWYTASAPSAGRIMVNTEGTLDTLLEVYDKWEELIGRDDDSGYQGNAKIAADVLSAGPVYFRVSAYQGATGRYYLKTQFRAPIKPDPYENDNSLAGAKEIQPGASQSRNFSDAGDVDWVRLRITQGGSYEIFAKAGDDYLDTYIELFDTDSNLIAKDDDSGGFWNALLKVDLSPGTYYIKVSTVDKDPLETNAYTLSVSSGN
- a CDS encoding pre-peptidase C-terminal domain-containing protein, which codes for MRCFLHYFLVFCCLSLSFNLYAQNYAGDSYEPDSEAKPVPIQLGTWVSRALHAGDGDWFSIRPASDGLLIAETSGDTDTIITLYRRNEIIAQNDDNGDDINALLAYPVQSGVGYTICVEGYDESEIGPYRFRVSMEPIRDSGEPNDVPSQATPFSPGSPRTAYFLDPDDVDWYRYTVPSSGTLVVYTEGIIDTLITIYDAADNLLAEDDDSGENSNARASARVSPGTVFIRVSAYDGQLGKYTLQALLYEPAKPDRFENDDTKELAKDISVGASQERNFTDASDEDWVRLRITQRGIYDIYAKAADNTLDTYLELYNANDELIDANDDWTGDVREGDIALNARLWLELNPGTYYIKVSTLSSDPIVISAYVLSVTNGLSVPK
- the radA gene encoding DNA repair protein RadA, translating into MKRQRDFIFKCTGCGHEEPKWLGRCPECGEWNTLIETPISAGRSGSTGRSSGRNNPPPQSFPLSSVDPQEGTRISSGIGELDRVLGGGIMKRSAILVGGEPGIGKSTLLLQAAAAVETKGRILYVSGEESAGQVRMRADRLGLRCEGIEICCTGRLEEIETILEAVKPVIIMADSAQTLHTDQAGLVPGTVNQMKYCSWELISWVKEHDAALFLTAHVTKEGVISGPKTLEHMVDTVLYFEGAVSAANDGDSRFLRAAKNRFGSVDEIGIFTMGERGLEAVADPSLLFLVQREGGLPPGTAIAAVLEGSRPLLVEIQALAVPAKGSMSRVFSDRIDSARVSRVAATLEKHLNLRLSDHDLYINVAGGIRIAEVGVELALAMAIYSARTGLTLPALTAIAGELSLAGELRPIRRLAARIKAAGNLGFENFLGPVPALPAQFPSETETEITGLRAIGDLKSAIKVLFS
- a CDS encoding RNA recognition motif domain-containing protein — encoded protein: MAKKLYVGNLSYNTTEDGLRNLFSEFGSVASSKIIFDRETGNSKGFGFIEMGTDEEASAAIAGTNGREFDGRQLRVNEAMDKPRRDRGGSGGGYGNNNW
- a CDS encoding TonB-dependent receptor plug domain-containing protein, yielding MPKIPVLPFALAVLLVFCSAPLFGRDVVVTVSDADLGIPLEGAVIRSWDGREYVCDEDGRAEVTVPDDQQVVIRIAYPGYENGRLLIPVGGNEFFSALRLGGIMENHELVIEASSPEVSEARSGRSIAISGETLSRTAEIGFIEDVMTSIKLLPGVGYSGMFDAQPSIRGGSPGDLMAALDGFYIDDPYHWGGAYSIFVPQMVESATLSHGVFSSRYGHTISGLLEVVTRKPSPTETQFDLGVSTSETNLGLSFPLVGKGGVAAMGKVTYWDPFVWGAQQLSKGVPELEMINSVTTAPYIRDFSITGNYRFSTDLELTATGFFGSDGVGADYHNEYERDGDKRNVDLIFDWMNYRLFGITGITWSPHRDMVFRASAGAGLYETDMIADVTMELPREPGYTPPLPIPSEDGVMEENEEGPVFWDYLGSMNLNGGMTNKTITYQGRADFDWGLREGFIFAAGAQELYSQWIEVENFRRVFDPIAPLPPKSGLDFEPYDMSLDVKNHGLSSSVYSLLEYLGPGQKFGAELGLRVDHFYFIGRNFTIQTIPVLNPRLNLDFGILKNRGSIDALTLTVGTGLFSSMNDVISSIDVSNNIDDFELKPNRSWTSIVGTKIDFTEKFSFNIEAYYKYIFDRAYTVSTTHEDDPDNPTKVDTKIDYWFNGLGRVIGFDFILQRLESRYWDGWLSYSFTWAQYQNPDTIPDADDIPDDVNPERYPKTGNDWFYPSFHRYHNINLVLSFKPSRSFNVGTRFGFASGTPKGEKNDKRTGFSWPVDVKFSFFRFNPKGKVNTEMYLGIENLQALVYDAIWIARVNGYTGEEDPSEYTPVYDLPIPMISFGFKWRY
- the metK gene encoding methionine adenosyltransferase, giving the protein MEKRHYFFTSESVGEGHPDKLCDQISDAILDACYTKDPQSRVACETFASTSLVLVGGEITTEAFVDFQEVVRKVAEDIGYTDPAYGLDCHSMAVLDMIHSQSPDISQGVSGVGLEEYKGQQGAGDQGMMFGFACNETEELMPLPITLAHKILLRATELRKNKTIKWLRPDAKSQVTVEYEGHKPIRIDAVVVSHQHDDGISYKDIKGAVIGDIIKPILEPTGLLDGNTKYYINPTGRFVVGGPFGDTGLTGRKIIVDTYGGMGRHGGGAFSGKDPTKVDRSAAYVARYVAKNIVAAKLAERCEVELAYAIGVPFPVSVMVDTFGTATVPEAKIEEAVKTVFDLTPAGIIKTLDLRRPIYRKTASYGHFGRSEFPWEKTNKAEELKKAIK
- a CDS encoding LysM peptidoglycan-binding domain-containing protein, with protein sequence MKKTYLLMASLIVVSLLGACKSGPTAEEEQQGEVNLSFDTVYSKYESRLILDGTTDYVVKNGDMLTRIARQFYGTERKFGVSNAYFFPLIMLASNDVVQDPDLIEPGMHLSIPDLQRNLDNPDARQAMKEFFRDIAGVYAQKTRDETRVDRRTLAEETQHSLLELSEAL